The sequence CATCAAGGGTCAAGAAATCACCCAGGGGTGAGTATGAGATAACAGACTCATTGCAACTTCTGATAGACGAGCGGTATATAGTTTCCTATGAGATGATCGACCATTGGCTTGACTTGAGCTACCCCTGGGACCTGTTGGCGGGGAATGAAGCTCTTATGCCCAGGGTCGCATCCGAGAACCTGGGGTCTCAGGAGGGAAACGCGGTGATTAGGGGATTGGTGTCTATAGGAAGGGGTACGGTGATAAGGGCAAATTCATATATCGAAGGGCCGGTGGTAATCGGGGAGAACTGTGAGATAGGCCCTAGCTGCTATATTCGCCCCAGCACATCCATCGGCGACAACTGCCATATCGGCAGTGCTGTAGAGGTGAAAAACTCCATCATTATGAGAGACAGCAAGATCCCACACCATAACTATGTGGGGGACAGCATCATTGGTGAAGGTTGCAATCTTGGAGCTGGTACCAAGATCGCAAATCTTCGGCTTGACAAGGGGGAAATCAAGGCGATGGGCATCAATACCGGGAGGCATAAGCTGGGGGCTATTTTAGGGGATGGGGTTCAGACCGGGATCAATGCCTGCATCGATGCAGGAAGCCTCATAGGAAATGACACCTATATCGGTGCCGGAGCGGTGGCAAGCGGCGTCATAGCGCCTAACTCAAGGATATTTGGATAGGCTGACGAGCATGGTTTTTGGGGGTTTACTATGAGGATAGAGCAGGCAGTGATACTGGCCGCTGGTGAAGGGCAGAGGCTCAGGCCCTTTACTGTCCTGAAGCCAAAAGTGATGATCCACATAGCCAATAAGCCGATACTGCAATATGTAGTCGAGGCGCTGGCGCTTAACGGCGTGCGGCATATCGTAATGGTGGTTGGCTACAGGAAGGAACAGGTTCAAGACTATTTCGGCTCCGGGGAGAAGTTCGGCGTGGAGATCGATTATGTAGTGCAGAGGCAGCAATTGGGCACTGCTCATGCCTTGAGGCAAGCCAGAGACGTGGTTGGGGATAGCTTCCTGGTCCTACCCGGGGATAACATCATCAAGCCTGATACTATCGCTCGGCTTATTGAGGCAAAACCGGGCATCATCCTGGTAAAAAGGCAGGAAAACATATCCAAGTATGGCGTGGTGACTGCTAAAAAGGGGATGGTTGAGGAGATCGTGGAGAAGCCCCAGGAAGCGACGAGCAAGCTGGTAAATACCGGCATTTATGCTCTTGACCGGGGCATACTGGAGTTTATAGAAGAAGAGCGCGAACTCCCGATGGTGCTCAAGAATATGGTGGCCCGGGGTTATCATATAGCGGCTCAAGAGACGGACGATACCTGGCTCGATGCTGTGTACCCCTGGGATATATTGAGGTTAAATGATATAGCGCTGGGTGACATATCGCAGAGCGTGGCGGGCACCGTTGAGAAAGGCGTGACCTTGAAAGGAGCGGTCTCCATAGGGAGGGGGACAGTGGTCAGGGCTGGCTGCTATCTGGTAGGACCGCTTATAATCGGGGAGAACTCGGAGATAGGCCCGCACGCCTGCATATTCCCCGCAACAAGCATCGGTGATCAGGTAACCATATCCCCCTTCGGCCAGGTCAGGAACAGCGCTATCGGAAACGGCGCCCGCATAGGCCCGGGTTCTATACTGGAGGACACGATTGTCGATCGCGGCTCGGTTCTGGGGGGGCATTTTTCGGCCTTTAGCGGCGAAGCGGTAATAGAGGTTGAGGGCGAATATCATAAGGTGAATACCGGGGCGGTAGTGGGTGAGCACTGCGATATAGAGGACAATGTGATAGCTAGACCGGGGGTGATAATTGGTAATCACTCCCGCGTACGGGCGCTGAAGTTGCTCTCGGGTAAGATACCAGATGGAAGCCTGGTGATGTAATTATGTGTGGCATCGTGGGCTACATTGGGGGCAGGGATGCCCAGCCCATACTACTCCAATCATTGAAGAGATTGGAGTATAGGGGATACGATTCCTGTGGAATTGCTGTCCTGGGTAGCACCATCAAGGTCAGCAAGGATGTGGGAAGGGTGCAGCAACTGGAGAAAGCTCTGCCCCGGGATAATGGCAAGCTGGGCATCGGCCATACCAGATGGGCGACCCATGGTAAACCCTCCAGGTCCAATGCTCACCCCCACACGGATTGCAGTGGTAATATCGCTGTGGTGCATAATGGGGTGATAGATAACTCCCAGCAGCTCAGAGATGAGCTAACCGGGGAGGGACATCGATTCCTCTCCGAGACGGATACCGAGGTGATGCCGCATCTGATCGAGAGGTATTACCAGGGCGATCTGGAGCAAGCGGTAAAAAGGGCACTCGCAGATGTTAAGGGTTCCTACGCCCTGATCGTGCTCGCAGCGAACCATGAAGAGCTACTGGTAGCTAGAAATGATAGCCCGCTTGTAATAGGTGTTGGTGATGGGGAGAACTTCGTCGCCTCGGATGTGCCTGCACTGCTGGACTATACTGACAGGGTGATATATTTGGAGGATGGGGATGTAGGTATTATCACCGGGGATGCGATAAGGCTCTTAAACCAGGACTGTGAGGTGAGGAGGGAGACCAACGTGATCCCCTGGACCCTGGAGGACGCTCAGAAGGGTGGCTATGAGCACTTCATGCTCAAGGAGATACACGAGCAGCCTAGGGTGATAAGGGATACCCTGGGGGGATATATATCTGCCATAGAGCCAGCGGTTGACCTGGGGCTGGAGCGCACTGATTTCGAGGACGTCCTGCTGCTGGCGTGTGGCACCTCCTATCATGCCGGTCTTGTAGGTAGATGTTTGCTGGAAAGGATAGCCAGAGTACCGGTAAGGGTGGAGATAGCCTCTGAGTTCAGCCACTCTGACGCTGTGTTGGGCAAAACCTGGGTGATTGGAATCACCCAATCTGGCGAGACCGCTGATTTACTGGGAGCTTTAAAAAAGGCGAAGCAGATGGGATGTAAAACCCTGGCCATTACCAACTGCATTGGAAGTAGCGTCACCCGGATCGCTGATCAAACATTCTACATTAAGGCACACCCGGAGATAAGTGTAGCTGCTACCAAGAGCTTTATCGCTCAGCTAATGGCGCTTTATCTATTGGCTCTATCTGAGGCAAAAATGGATATCAGATCTCTCCAGGGCCTGATCGGTGAGCTGAGCGTATTGCCGGACAGAGTGCAGCTTATATTGGATGACGAGGAAAAGATCGCTCGGTTTGGCAAATATCTATCAACGTATGATAGTGCTTTCTTCATTGCCCGGGGAATCAATTTCCCCGTGGCACTTGAGGGGGCCTTGAAGCTCAAGGAGATATCCTACATCCATGCCGAGGGCTATCCTGCAGGGGAGATCAAGCATGGCCCCTTCGCCTTACTCACACCCGATACCCCGGTCATCGCCATTACTGCCAGGGATGATACATATGAAGCAATGCTGGCAAATATAAAGGAGATAAAGGCCAGGGAATCACCAGTGATTGCCCTGGCTGGTGAAGATGATGAGGACATAGAACAATTCGTAGACCACGTCATCCGTGTACCCGGTGTTAGTTCTATATTATCACCGGTGATTAACTCGGTTGCTTTGCAGCTCCTGGCCTATTATGCCGCTAAAGAGAGGGGCTGCCCTATAGACATGCCCAGGAACCTGGCAAAGAGCGTCACCGTGAAGTGAAATGCCATCATGGGTGGGTGTAGAACATCATTCCATCCTGATACATGAAGGGAAATCAGATGAAAGCTTTGATACTGGCTGGTGGCACCGGCACACGACTCAAGCCCATTACCCATACCGTCGCCAAGCAGCTTCTCCCTGTAGCCAATAAACCCATTCTTTTCTATGTCCTGGACCAGGTAATAGAATCAGGAATTACCGATATCGGCATTATCGTTTCGCCGGAGACGGGCAACCGGATAAAGGAGGTTGTAGCGGATGGCTCGAAGTGGCAGGCTAAAATTACCTACATTTTACAGCCGGAGCCCTTGGGACTCGCTCATGCTGTGGAAACAGCCCAGGACTTCCTTGGCAGCTCCTCCTTTCTCATGTTCCTCGGCGATAATCTAATTCAGGGCGGTGTCAAGGCTTTCGTTGACGAATTCAATAGCCTCAGGCCTGATGCGTTGGTTCTGCTGAAGGAGGTTAGCGACCCCCGTTTTTTCGGTGTTGCCGAGCTCGATCCCTCGGGTAAAGTGGTGCGGCTGGTGGAAAAGCCGAAAGAACCCAAGAGCAACCTTGCCCTGGTCGGTGCCTATCTTTTCACGCCTGAAATCCACAGGGCAATAGCTCAGATTAAGCCATCCTGGCGAGGGGAACTGGAAATAACCGATGCCATCCAGAAGCTCTTTGACCTGGGGAAGACGGTTCAAAGCCACATCCTGAAGGGCTGGTGGCTGGATACCGGGAAGAAGGATGACCTGCTGGAGGCAAACCGGGTGGTGCTCGACGATCTGCTGCAGCCGAGTATCAAGGGCGATGTTGATTCTAAGAGCCAGGTCGCGGGAAGGGTTGAGATTAGAGAAGGGGCTAAGATAGAAGGGAGCACCGTTCGAGGCCCCGTATCCATTGCTGAGAGGTGTCAGATCAGGAATTCGTTAATAGGCCCCTTTACAAGCATAGGCGCTGGCACAGTAATAGAGGATTCATCCATAGAGCACTCGGTTATTTTAGAAAATAGCCGTATTTATCGCATTGAGCGTCTGGAGGATAGTATCATAGGCAGCGGGGTCGAACTCCAGAAAGCGGACGAAAGATTCAGGGCGATAAAACTCTTTGTCGGCGATGATGCCAGAATAGAACTTTAAGAGGTCAAGATGGACTACTTATTCGGTGTCAAGGTGCAAAAGCTCCGCCTCATCCCTGATGAGCGGGGTTGGCTTATGGAGATGATGCGCCGGGACTGGGAGGTGTTTGACAAATTTGGGCAGGCGTATGTGACCACCTGCTATCCGGGTGTAATCAAGGCCTGGCACTACCACAAGCTTCAGATCGACCACTTCACCTGCGTTCATGGTGTTGCCAAGCTCGCCCTCTACGATGCCCGTGAGGACTCTACGACAAGGGGCATGATAAACGAGTTTTACATCGGGACCCTGAATCCTATCCTGGTAAAGATCCCATCCCTCATATATCATGGCTTTACCGCTGTGGGAAATGAGATAGCTATGATTGTCAACTTCCCCACCGAGCTCTATAACTATGAAGAGCCCGATGAGTATCGTCTCCCCTACGATGATCCATCCATCCCCTACAAATGGGAGGTAAAGATGGGATGAAGGTGCTTGTCGCCGGTGCTGGGGGGATGCTGGCAAGAGACCTCACTATCTGCCTTTCAGAGCGGGGATATGAAATTGTGGCACTACCCCATAATGAGCTCGATATTACCGATCTCAAGGCTGTTAGAACCGCGGTGGATGAGTTCGAGCCTGAGCTTGTAATTAACTGCGCTGCCTATACCAAGGTGGATGAGGCGGAGAAAGAGGAGCCCCAGGCGCTTTTAGCAAACGGATTCGGTGTTCAGAACATCTGCCTTGCCTGCCAGCAGAGGGACATCCCTTTAGTCCATTTCAGTACCGACTATATCTTCGACGGTGTCAAGGAAGGACCTTATACAATCTATGATGAGCCCAACCCCATAAGCGCCTACGGTCGCTCAAAGCTACTCGGTGAGAGGTATCTACTGTGGCTTCTCAGCAGGTTTTACCTCATTCGCACCAGTTGGCTATTTGGACTCCATGGTAAAAACTTTATAGAGACCATGACGGAGCTCGGGCAAAGAGAAAAGCAGATATCTGTGGTAAAGGACCAGAAAGGGTGCCCCACCTGGAGCTACCACCTCGCTCAGGCGGTTGTTGAGCTTATCGAAACGAGGCGCTACGGGATTTACCACATCACAAACTCCGAGCCTACCACCTGGTACGACTTCGCCAGGGAGATCTTCAGGATCTGCGAAATGGACGTGGAGGTTCTTCCGGTTACCTCGGATCAGGTTCCCAGACCGGCAATGAGACCTCAGAACAGCATCCTTGACCCTTTCCCTCTTCCCCGGGTCTTAGGCAGGGAAATGCCTTCCTGGAGGGAGGCGCTTAAGGAGTATATCGAACGAAGAGATACCAGGGGATAGCTGTCCGACTTGCGGGAGGGGGCTTTAGTCTCGCAACAAGGGGAGTGCGGCGGGAGTGGGATTAACGATAACTCCCGTAATGACCTTAATCCGTGAGTTCAGATTCAAAGGGCCGCCTGATGGTTGCTAATCCAAGCGGATCAGCTTAGATTTGCGTTCGACTCTTATAAGGGGTCATCATCCGGCTTGACCGGATGATCCAGGAAGCATGCTGAGCCAGTTTCTGGATTGCCCGATCAAGTCGGGCAATGACAGTACAGTAGGAGGCGGGCAGTGACAGGTACTGTAGGAGATGGGCAATCTTCTCTTTCGATCCACGGATTAAGGTAATGATCAGGTCGATTATTATTAATAGAGAAGAGGGGGATAGAGGGGCCCTATGTCTTTGCGAGGACCCTGCTTTATCGGGGGACGAAGCAAGCCTTGTGGAGGTGAGAGAAAGCGAGATTGCTTCGCTCCACTCGCGATGACAAGAGTGATTGTTGATTGAAGAGAAAGGGACAAGGGGGTGAGGTTAATCAAATGATGAGGCTACTTGTAACCGGAGGCGCGGGCTTTATTGGCTCCAATTTCGTTCACTATATGCTTGAGCAGCATCCCGACTACCATATACTGGACCTCGATGCCCTAACCTATGCCGGAAGCATGGAGAACCTGAAGGAGATAGTGGAAAATCCCGGTCACAGGTTTATTCAAGGCAGGATCGAGGATGGGAAGCTGGTGGACGGGCTTATGCCAGGGGTCGATGCGGTCATAAACTTCGCCGCCGAGTCCCATGTCGATAGGAGCATCGTTGAGCCCCAGGTCTTCATTACGACCAATGTCCTGGGGACTCAGGTATTACTCGATGCGGCGCTCAGGCACGAGGTCAAGCTTTTCTGCCAGATTTCAACCGACGAGGTTTATGGAGCCGTTGAGCTTGACTCGGCGGAGCGATTCATTGAGGAATCTCCCATACGTCCCAATTCGCCCTACTCCGCCAGCAAGGCCTCCGCCGACCTCCTGGTCCGGGCATACTACCGAACCTACGGGCTGCCCGTGGTTATCTCCCGCTGCACCAATAACTACGGACCGAGGCAACATGCTGAGAAGTTCATCCCCACGGTGATTCTCAGTGCCCTGCGGGGTAAGCCGGTCCCTATCTACGGCGATGGCCTGTATGTGCGGGACTGGATTCATGTCCTTGACCACTGCCGGGCGATAGACCTTATCCTGCACAGAGGGAAGGTTGGCGAGGTCTATAACATCGGGGGCGACAATGAGTGGGCTAATATCGAGCTTGCGCGAGAAATCCTGCAGATTACCGGCAAACCAGAAAATCTGCTTCAGTCTGTACCCGATCGCCCCGGTCACGACAGGCGCTATACTCTGAGCAGCGAGAAGCTAAGGCGTGAGCTGGGCTGGAAGCCTGGGGTTCCCTTCGACCAGGGCCTCAGCGAGACTGTCCGCTGGTATTCAGAGATAAATAAGTGACCAAGTATGTTATGTTTGTTGCCACTGCAAATGCATAGCCGGTGCAGGCGATATAGAGCAAAGCCTTCTTGCTGACACATCTCCCAGTCGGTGCAAATACAGCCTGTATGTGTTATGATATATGCCTAATCGGCATCCAGTATAAATATGTAGTCCCCACCTACCGATTCAAAGGCTGTCCTTATTGCCCTGCCTTTCCCCCTGAGTGGTTCCGTTATAACCCGCGCTCCCTTTGATTCGGCGATCTCCCTGGTCTTATCGGTGCTCCCATTATCAAAGACGATGACCTTAGCCCGGTAGCCCTTCCCTTGTATCTCCTCCATAGGCACTTCATCGATGACCTTCCCGATCGTCTCCTCCTCATTCAGTGCAGGGAAGATTATAGAGACCTCTTTCATTGCCTTTTTCTCACGCTGGGGATTACCTTATTTTACATAATCGCAGAGAAGCGAACTATTGCTATAATACCACAAACCTTTTCCTCTAAGCCAGACTGGAATGTGGAGGGCTATAGGGCGTGCTTAAGCACCACAATCTCTGTGGCTGCGGGGAGCTTGTCGGATTTAAGCTCCACCTCAGCGGTGTCCAGTCGCTTCACATTGGTCTTAACAGCCAGGAAGGGCTCGACATCGCTTACCGGGAAAGTGGGGCACCTGTCGGTTTGATAGTGCATGGGGATAACCACGCGGGGCTGAACCTGATCGACGATACGGTGTGCTCCAGCAGCATCGAGGGTGAAGTTCCCTGCCATAGGGGTGAGCAGGACATCAACCTCACCGATAGCGGCGATCTGCTTGTCGCTGAGTTGATGCCCCAGGTCGCCGAGGTGACATAACCTTATGCCGTCCACGGTAAAACAGAATATGTTATTCGGGCCCCGCTTCTTGCCGCCGTTATCATCGTGATAGCTTGCTATCCCGATAAACTCGATGCCTTTCACCTGATGCCTACCGGTGCCCCTCACCACCCGGGGGCTGCCGGGAACACTCTTGACATAGTTATGGTCGGGATGCTCGTGGCTTACCACCACGATGTCGGCCGCATCCTCTATTTTGCCATAATCGACCCCGAATGTCCCCGGCTCGAAGGGGTCGGTAATGATCTTGACCCCTTCCTCCGATGTAATAAGAAAAGCGGCGTGACCAAGCCATTTTAGCTTCATTTTTATCCCTCCTTTTTGGTACTACTCAATATGCTCTACTACTTGGAAGCTCGCTTTCTAAAGCATGGCCATTAGTTCATTCTAACCTTGCTTAATGTTCGGAAAATTCGAAGTGCTATTTCTGCTATCCCTATTTATAGGCTAAGATGAGGTTGACTAGGGTTCTAACCGCAACACCGGTTGCCCCCTTTACTAGGTGGTTTCGGTCCTTCTCGGCGCGTGAAGGACCGGCAATATCCAGGTGTACCCAGGGTGTCTGCTCAACGAATTCGGCGAGGAACTGGGCCGCGGTGATCGCACCCCCCCATCTGCCCGCGGAGTTCTTGGTGTCGGCGACATCGCTCTTGTTCTGCTCCCTGTACTCCTCATACATGGGCATCTGCCAGATGTACTCGCCAGCCTCCTCACCCGCCTTGAGCACTTTATCCATTAGATCCTGATTATTGCCAAAGGCGCCGGTGCAGAGATCGCCTAGGGCGATGTGACATGCACCTGTGAGCGTGGCGATGTCTACCACCGGGGAAAGCCCCAGCTTGAGAGCATAACTGAGGGCATCGGCCAGGATGAGCCGCCCCTCGGCATCGGTGTTCACGACCTCGATGGTCTTGCCATTTAACGCCCGTATAATATCCCCGGGCTTTAGGGCTGCACCGTCCGGGAGGTTCTCCGTTGCGGGCACTAGCGCGGTGACACTAACCTCGGGCCCGAGCTCGCCGATGGCACGCATGACAGCGATAACGGCAGCGCCACCGGCCATGTCCCCCTTCATGTCTCCCATCCCCTCTGATGGCTTGATAGAGATACCCCCGGAGTCGAAGGTTATACCCTTGCCCACAAGGCCCAGGGGGCTTCTTTGAGGATCGCCACCCTTATAGCTGAGAACGATAAGCTTTGGCGGCTGCCTGCTTCCCCGGGATACGCCAAGGAAGGCATCCATCCCCAGCTTTTCCATATCCGCTTGCTCCAGGATGCGGCACTCGAGCCCCCACTCACCGGCAACCCTTTGCGCCACCTCCGCCATATGGGTAGGGGTCATATAGTTGGCCGGCTCGTTGGCCATGTCCCGGGCCAGGCTTGTGGCCTCTGCCGTTATCCGTCCCCTGGCGCACCCCCGCTTAAGCAAAGCGAGCTTTTCCTCCTCCCGCTCGACGATGAGCAGTTGCTCGATCTCCCCCTCCTCCGCTTCTTTGGTTTGGTGCTTGAGGAAGGTGTAAAGGCCTAACATAGCGCCCTCTGTTACCGCCTGGGCCGACTTCTCAACGTCTATACCCCCCACGCCTGCGCCGTGAGCAATGGTGGCCACCTGCGTCGCGCCAACCTTTCTGAGGAAGCGACACGACTCGGCAGCAACCCCCCGAATCACGGATAGGGTTAGTTCCTTTTCCTTCCCCAGGCCAGCGACGACCACCCGCTGCGGCGCGATCTTACCCATGCTATGAATCAGGGTCATTTGGTTGCGCTTTCCCTTGATCTCCCCCTCAGCGATGAGCTGGGTAATAAGCCCGCCAAGTGCCTTATCTACCGCTGCCGTAGCACCGCTGGTTTTTTTCATCCCTTCAAAGAGATTAACTATGATGGCACTTACGGGTAGCCCGGTGATATCTCCTGATACAACCTTAACCTCCATCTGCTTATTCCTCCTCGTTGGTTTTGCCTATTTCGAGCCTACTGTAATTGAGATATCGGCTCATTACTGGTGGGGCTCCGGTACTGAACCCACTGAAATTACTAAAATTTAGCGATTCACCTCACGTACGATCCTATCGATTGCCGGGGTGATATCCCTGGAAGTATCGACAGCGAAGTGATTTCGTCGAATGCGCTGGGAAGTGGCGCTCATCTGCCGGTAGACACTCCAGTCAGCCTCGGATTTGTCGTCTGGGTCTAGGCTCAAGAGTCGGTCCTTAAGGCGCTGACGCACTAATTCAGGGGGTGCCTCAACACGTACCAGAATCAGCCTGGCCCCCGCGCTTTCAGCGATGTGATAGAGGCGCTCCCGGTGGCGCTCGATCAGGTTTGTGGAGTCGAGGATAAGCGGGATGCCTTTTCCAAGCAGTTCTTCAATGAGCATGTAGCAAGCCTGAAACAGGCGGTCGCTTTCGCCGCGACTATAGTTTGGGGTGAGGAAAAGGGATTGTCTCATTGCATCGCTCTCCAGGATGGGGAAAGTTGGAGAATTGGGGTTTGCGGAGGGCGAAGATGAAGCTATGGGTCGGGGGGGGAGAGATAAAAGGCGCTCGGCAAGCCGGCGGCAGAGGTAGGATTTACCACTTCCTGGCAGGCCACTTACCACGATGAAGGCCGGGTTGATGGTTGGCTCGGGCAATTCGCCCAGGCTTTCCCTCAGTCGCTCCACATCTCTTCTAGTTTGGGTATCTTCCATGTGTCTTTTCTCTCTTTACGTCCCTTTCGCCTTTTATCAATTGTCGCATGCCGGTTTTATTGCCATATCATGGGCTATCTGGGAACATAAAGGGATTTCACCATAGGTGTCGAGGCTTTGTACTTATCCAGGAAGTTCTCACCTTTTCCCACCCGCCCTGAAATGTATTTCTGCCCCCGATATATCGGGGAGACCCCTGCCAGAGGGGAAAATCCCTTCTGGAGCCCCCTTTATAACTTCGTCTCAGTAAAACCAATGTACATAGCGGATGTTTTTTACTCCACTTGTCCCCAAGGTTGATTTATCGCAAAACGTCTTGCAGTGATAAGTTGTCTAAAAACACGATATAAAGTGTCACCCATCTATATGAGCCAGATTGCTGCCTGAGGTTTCGCTTAGCTTGAGCTTGAAAATAATGGGTTTCTCATTCCTCAGTATAAAAGGTGATGGCAAGCACTCCCGGGCCGGCGTGAACCCCCATACCGGGGGTGAACTCGGTTAGATAAAGCTCAACACAGTTAAATCGGGAGGCAATATCAGCCTTGAGTTTCTCCCCATCCTCCAGCTCATCGGCATGGTGCACGATGACATGCACCGGGGAGTCTCCAACCCGTTCTGCCATAATGTCCATGAGTTGCTTTACTGCCTTTGTCTTGGTCCGGGGACGCGCTACCGGCATCGTTTCTCCTGTGGAAGTAGCATGCTCCACGACTGGCTTTATCTTTAATAGAGAGCCAGCCCAAGCCTGTGCCCTGCCGGTGCGACCGGTTCTGGCCAGATAGAAGAGGGTATCCAACATCGCTATGAAATGTACCCTGGGCATCATACCGCGTGCCACCTCAGCCACCTGAGCCATGTCTGCCCCCTGGCTGGCAGCGCGAGCTGCCTCCAAGACTATAAGCCCCAGGGCGCCGCCCACCGCCCGGCTATCTAGCACGTCGATGGCAGTGTTGGTTAGCACCTCTTTGGCCACATCTCTAGCTACCAGCGCGGTATCGTAGATTTTGCTTTGTTGCGATGTGAGTGTGATACAGAGTATGCTTTCTGCCTGCTCGCTCAACCGGCGATAGGCACCGAGGAAATCACCTGCCGAAGGGGTGGAGGTGGTGGGGAGATTCTCCCTACGTCGCATAATCCTGTAGACTTCACTGGGGCTCATGTCGATCCCGTCGCGATAGCTCTTGCCTTCAAAGATTATCATGAGTGGCACTATACAGATGTCATACTTCGCCACCAGTTCTTCAGGTATGCAAGCGGTGCTGTCGGTAACAATGCCAACCTTTCTCATCATATCCTCCTCAATCGACGTAAAAGGCGAGTCCGATTAGTCACCTACCTGTAGTATAGCCCATTATCGGGCTGAATTCACTGATCCAGAGGTCGCAGCAGTCAAACTCCGATGTGCTACCCGTTCCTTGAGCCTCTGGGCTTCCTCAAGCGCATCTGCATGCACTACCGCTACGTGTACCGGGCTTTCCCCAACCTTCTCTCGCATTATTCGTATGCTTCGTTTTGCACCGCGCTCTTTGGTCCTGACTAGGCCTACAAAATCTACTGCACCATCGGATATGCTGATTATCGGCTTTATACTCAAGGCGGAGCCTATCCTCTCCGCAAT is a genomic window of Dehalococcoidia bacterium containing:
- a CDS encoding MBL fold metallo-hydrolase, giving the protein MKLKWLGHAAFLITSEEGVKIITDPFEPGTFGVDYGKIEDAADIVVVSHEHPDHNYVKSVPGSPRVVRGTGRHQVKGIEFIGIASYHDDNGGKKRGPNNIFCFTVDGIRLCHLGDLGHQLSDKQIAAIGEVDVLLTPMAGNFTLDAAGAHRIVDQVQPRVVIPMHYQTDRCPTFPVSDVEPFLAVKTNVKRLDTAEVELKSDKLPAATEIVVLKHAL
- a CDS encoding leucyl aminopeptidase encodes the protein MEVKVVSGDITGLPVSAIIVNLFEGMKKTSGATAAVDKALGGLITQLIAEGEIKGKRNQMTLIHSMGKIAPQRVVVAGLGKEKELTLSVIRGVAAESCRFLRKVGATQVATIAHGAGVGGIDVEKSAQAVTEGAMLGLYTFLKHQTKEAEEGEIEQLLIVEREEEKLALLKRGCARGRITAEATSLARDMANEPANYMTPTHMAEVAQRVAGEWGLECRILEQADMEKLGMDAFLGVSRGSRQPPKLIVLSYKGGDPQRSPLGLVGKGITFDSGGISIKPSEGMGDMKGDMAGGAAVIAVMRAIGELGPEVSVTALVPATENLPDGAALKPGDIIRALNGKTIEVVNTDAEGRLILADALSYALKLGLSPVVDIATLTGACHIALGDLCTGAFGNNQDLMDKVLKAGEEAGEYIWQMPMYEEYREQNKSDVADTKNSAGRWGGAITAAQFLAEFVEQTPWVHLDIAGPSRAEKDRNHLVKGATGVAVRTLVNLILAYK
- a CDS encoding AAA family ATPase, which gives rise to MEDTQTRRDVERLRESLGELPEPTINPAFIVVSGLPGSGKSYLCRRLAERLLSLPPRPIASSSPSANPNSPTFPILESDAMRQSLFLTPNYSRGESDRLFQACYMLIEELLGKGIPLILDSTNLIERHRERLYHIAESAGARLILVRVEAPPELVRQRLKDRLLSLDPDDKSEADWSVYRQMSATSQRIRRNHFAVDTSRDITPAIDRIVREVNR
- a CDS encoding DegV family protein — protein: MMRKVGIVTDSTACIPEELVAKYDICIVPLMIIFEGKSYRDGIDMSPSEVYRIMRRRENLPTTSTPSAGDFLGAYRRLSEQAESILCITLTSQQSKIYDTALVARDVAKEVLTNTAIDVLDSRAVGGALGLIVLEAARAASQGADMAQVAEVARGMMPRVHFIAMLDTLFYLARTGRTGRAQAWAGSLLKIKPVVEHATSTGETMPVARPRTKTKAVKQLMDIMAERVGDSPVHVIVHHADELEDGEKLKADIASRFNCVELYLTEFTPGMGVHAGPGVLAITFYTEE